The Alphaproteobacteria bacterium genome contains a region encoding:
- a CDS encoding ABC transporter permease subunit produces MRLSAVPGLPPLLATAGLLAAWEIAARALDISGLPPAHEALRELPAILTDKESLLNILDSIRRMAIGFALALAFAVPVGLMMGRSRFVAAFFNPLLMIIYPVPKAALMPIIMLWLGVGDASKTLVIFLGVSLPVIYHSYQGARAVEEKMLWSAAAMGMGPAARLARIVFPAASPEIAVGIRTGLVLALITMVTSEMIARKQGVGDILFNALAMAQYDTVYATIIIIGALGFIIDAGFERLRAHMVAWAEPAHEIAVGST; encoded by the coding sequence ATGCGCCTCTCCGCCGTCCCCGGCCTGCCGCCGCTGCTCGCAACCGCCGGCCTGCTCGCCGCATGGGAAATCGCAGCGCGCGCGCTCGACATCTCCGGGCTGCCACCGGCGCACGAGGCACTGCGCGAATTGCCCGCCATCCTCACCGACAAAGAGTCGCTGCTCAACATTCTCGATTCGATCCGCCGGATGGCGATCGGCTTTGCACTCGCGCTCGCCTTCGCGGTCCCGGTCGGGCTGATGATGGGACGCTCGCGTTTTGTGGCAGCGTTCTTCAATCCGCTGCTGATGATCATCTACCCGGTGCCGAAGGCCGCGCTAATGCCGATCATCATGCTGTGGCTCGGCGTCGGCGATGCGTCGAAGACGCTGGTCATCTTCCTCGGCGTCAGCCTGCCGGTAATCTATCACAGCTACCAGGGCGCCCGCGCGGTCGAAGAGAAGATGCTGTGGTCCGCCGCCGCCATGGGCATGGGGCCGGCGGCGCGGCTCGCGCGCATCGTGTTTCCCGCGGCATCCCCTGAGATCGCGGTCGGCATCCGCACCGGCCTGGTGCTTGCGCTGATCACGATGGTGACGAGCGAGATGATCGCCCGCAAGCAGGGCGTCGGCGACATCCTGTTCAACGCGCTCGCGATGGCGCAGTACGACACCGTCTACGCCACGATCATCATCATCGGCGCGCTTGGGTTCATCATCGATGCCGGCTTCGAGCGGCTGCGCGCGCATATGGTCGCGTGGGCCGAGCCGGCGCACGAGATCGCGGTCGGCTCGACATGA
- a CDS encoding ABC transporter ATP-binding protein, producing MISIERLSKTFETARGTSHLALSNISLDIAEGEFVSILGPSGCGKSTLLYIVGGFVAPSEGAVRVKGAAVTGPGPDRGPVFQEFALFPWKTVLGNVMYGLVEQGAPKKIAEDRARALIEMVHLKGYESFYPKELSGGMKQRVAIARTLAYGPSILLMDEPFGALDAHTRTGMQHELLEIWERDRKTVLFVTHSVEEAVFLSDRVVVLTRAPGRTKEIVRIDLPRPRRRAELLVDRRYQQYVVDIEKLMDNPTLSSPLPLAGEG from the coding sequence ATGATCTCCATCGAGCGGCTCTCGAAGACATTCGAAACCGCTCGCGGCACGAGCCATCTGGCGCTGAGCAATATTTCGCTCGATATCGCCGAGGGTGAGTTCGTCTCGATCCTCGGGCCCTCGGGCTGCGGCAAGTCGACGCTTCTCTACATCGTGGGCGGCTTCGTCGCCCCGAGCGAAGGCGCGGTGCGCGTGAAAGGTGCGGCGGTGACCGGACCGGGGCCGGATCGCGGCCCGGTGTTCCAGGAGTTCGCGCTGTTTCCCTGGAAGACCGTGCTCGGCAACGTGATGTACGGGCTGGTCGAGCAGGGTGCGCCGAAGAAGATCGCCGAGGATCGCGCACGGGCGCTGATCGAGATGGTGCACCTGAAGGGTTACGAGAGTTTCTACCCCAAGGAATTGTCCGGCGGCATGAAGCAGCGCGTCGCCATCGCGCGTACGCTGGCCTACGGGCCGAGCATTCTCTTGATGGACGAGCCGTTCGGCGCGCTCGATGCGCACACGCGCACCGGCATGCAGCATGAGCTCTTGGAGATATGGGAGCGCGACCGCAAGACCGTGCTGTTCGTCACGCACAGTGTGGAGGAGGCGGTGTTCCTCTCCGACCGCGTGGTGGTGCTGACGCGCGCGCCGGGGCGGACCAAGGAGATTGTGCGCATCGACCTGCCGCGCCCGCGCCGGCGCGCGGAGCTTTTGGTCGACCGGCGGTACCAGCAATACGTCGTCGATATCGAGAAGCTGATGGATAATCCGACCCTTTCTTCCCCTCTCCCGCTTGCGGGAGAAGGCTAA
- a CDS encoding extracellular solute-binding protein, producing the protein MAHISRRDVLTTGSALALTALGTRNAFAREVTPRQKELYEFAKKEGEVTWYTAHSNDTTAQALGRDFEAAFPGIKANVVRTTAQVAYQRLTQEQRANAMQVDVFSSTDIGHYVALKEKSLLEKYIPDNAGKLIEVYKNYDPDGYFTVTSAGLIGIGYNTEKLKEADAPKNWSDLTDPKWKDKIALGHPGFSGYVGTWVVTLKKLYGWDFFEKLAKNNPQIGRSINDTVTMLNAGERIVAGSGPNGTAMESAAKGNPLAMIYPVDGSVLIIAPTGIPKGVKHPNAAKLFVEYLLTVEASQIWVEHFNESMRPEVKALNGAKSAADVKTIRPSVEEITKGIPEVIKQWRDTFGV; encoded by the coding sequence ATGGCCCACATATCGCGCCGCGATGTCCTGACAACCGGCAGCGCGCTCGCGCTGACCGCGCTCGGCACCCGCAATGCCTTCGCCCGCGAGGTCACGCCGCGGCAGAAGGAGCTTTACGAGTTCGCCAAAAAGGAGGGCGAGGTCACCTGGTACACCGCACATTCCAACGACACGACCGCGCAGGCGCTCGGCCGCGATTTCGAGGCGGCGTTCCCCGGCATCAAGGCGAACGTGGTGCGCACCACCGCGCAGGTCGCCTACCAGCGCCTCACCCAGGAGCAGCGCGCGAACGCCATGCAGGTCGACGTGTTCTCGTCGACCGACATCGGACACTACGTGGCGCTGAAAGAGAAGAGCCTGCTCGAGAAGTACATTCCGGATAACGCCGGCAAGCTGATCGAGGTCTACAAGAACTACGATCCGGATGGATATTTCACGGTCACGTCGGCGGGCTTGATCGGAATCGGCTACAACACCGAAAAGCTGAAGGAGGCCGACGCGCCTAAGAACTGGTCCGACCTCACCGACCCGAAATGGAAGGACAAGATCGCGCTCGGACATCCCGGGTTCTCCGGCTATGTCGGAACCTGGGTGGTGACGCTGAAGAAACTCTACGGCTGGGACTTCTTCGAGAAGCTCGCCAAGAACAATCCGCAGATTGGCCGCTCGATCAACGACACCGTGACCATGCTCAACGCCGGCGAGCGCATCGTGGCCGGCTCGGGCCCCAACGGCACCGCGATGGAAAGCGCCGCCAAGGGCAACCCGCTGGCGATGATCTATCCGGTAGACGGCTCGGTGCTGATCATTGCGCCGACCGGCATTCCGAAAGGTGTGAAGCATCCGAATGCCGCGAAGCTGTTCGTCGAATATCTGCTCACCGTCGAGGCCTCGCAGATCTGGGTCGAGCACTTCAACGAGTCGATGCGGCCGGAGGTGAAGGCGCTCAACGGCGCGAAATCCGCGGCTGATGTTAAGACGATCCGCCCGAGCGTGGAGGAGATCACCAAGGGCATTCCGGAAGTGATCAAGCAGTGGCGCGACACGTTCGGTGTGTGA
- a CDS encoding iron ABC transporter permease has product MTAAADHLSAAAPPRRFRLADPSMILWIAMIAILIFLIASPMVRLVVSSFQDPETGRLTWANYIEAYGRARHLQALWNTLVFGAGVAVLACLFGVPLAWAISRTDMPAKTFVRLMVFGAFIIPPYLGAIGWILLAGPNAGWLNKLWIALTGADHGIFNVYSMTGLIVVVAVTSFPYVFVFTSSALDLVSSEMEDAANILGAGTLRTTFRVTLPLVLPAIVGGLIISFLEAIALFGAPALIALPARFQVVSTQLWQFFEYPVRVEQAAAYAMPLLLITIFMFWVQRTVLGRRGYTTVSGKGGERRITRLGSWRWVMLGYALFVCALAVFLPMLVLTQAAFAKAWGRGFSIGNLSLQNFRYLLFEQTQAQQAIVNTFVYSGITAFAAIGLSLAIAYVVARKLVPWSNVLAFLCMAPFVIPGIVLAIGFYAAYAPPPLALYGTGTILVLAYVTRFLPIAYTSSAAGMRSVNPEMEEAVRILGGGRLTAIRRVLAPLLKRNLAGAWILVFIPAARELSSAIFLVGPNTRVISVMLFDLSEEGNFEVLAALGIILLVVTLVIAAIGFKAIGRDFMVRSS; this is encoded by the coding sequence ATGACCGCCGCCGCCGATCACCTCTCCGCGGCCGCTCCCCCGCGCCGCTTTCGTCTTGCCGATCCGAGCATGATCCTGTGGATCGCGATGATTGCGATCCTCATCTTCCTGATCGCGAGTCCGATGGTGCGGCTCGTCGTCTCGAGCTTCCAGGACCCCGAGACCGGCCGCCTCACCTGGGCGAACTACATCGAAGCCTACGGCCGCGCGCGGCATCTGCAGGCGCTGTGGAATACGCTGGTGTTCGGCGCGGGCGTCGCGGTGCTCGCCTGCCTGTTCGGCGTGCCGCTCGCCTGGGCGATCTCGCGCACCGACATGCCGGCGAAGACATTCGTCCGGCTGATGGTGTTCGGCGCCTTCATCATCCCGCCCTATCTCGGCGCCATCGGCTGGATCCTGCTGGCCGGGCCGAATGCCGGCTGGCTCAACAAGCTGTGGATCGCACTCACCGGCGCCGATCACGGCATCTTCAACGTCTATTCGATGACCGGGCTGATCGTGGTCGTCGCGGTCACGTCGTTTCCCTATGTGTTCGTGTTCACCTCGAGCGCGCTCGACCTCGTCTCCTCCGAAATGGAGGACGCCGCGAACATCCTCGGCGCGGGGACGCTGCGCACGACGTTCCGCGTCACGCTGCCGCTGGTGCTGCCCGCAATCGTCGGCGGATTGATCATCTCGTTCCTCGAGGCGATCGCGCTGTTCGGCGCGCCGGCGCTGATCGCGCTTCCTGCGCGCTTCCAGGTGGTCTCGACGCAGCTCTGGCAGTTCTTCGAATACCCGGTGCGCGTCGAGCAGGCGGCGGCCTACGCGATGCCGCTGTTGCTCATCACCATCTTCATGTTCTGGGTCCAGCGCACGGTACTCGGCCGGCGCGGCTACACCACGGTGAGCGGCAAGGGCGGCGAGCGGCGCATCACGCGGCTCGGATCCTGGCGTTGGGTCATGCTCGGCTACGCGCTGTTCGTGTGCGCCCTCGCCGTGTTCCTGCCGATGCTGGTGCTCACGCAGGCGGCATTCGCGAAGGCCTGGGGCCGCGGCTTCTCAATCGGAAATCTCTCGCTGCAGAACTTCCGCTATCTGCTGTTCGAGCAGACGCAGGCGCAGCAGGCGATCGTCAACACGTTCGTCTATTCGGGGATCACAGCATTCGCGGCAATCGGTCTCTCGCTCGCGATCGCCTATGTGGTGGCGCGCAAGCTGGTGCCGTGGAGCAACGTGCTCGCGTTCCTCTGCATGGCGCCGTTCGTCATTCCCGGCATCGTGCTCGCCATCGGCTTCTATGCGGCCTATGCGCCGCCGCCGCTCGCGCTCTACGGCACCGGCACCATCCTGGTGCTCGCCTACGTCACGCGCTTCCTGCCGATCGCCTACACGTCGAGTGCGGCAGGCATGCGCAGCGTGAACCCCGAGATGGAAGAGGCCGTGCGCATCCTCGGCGGCGGGCGGCTCACCGCGATCCGTCGCGTGCTCGCGCCGCTCTTGAAGCGCAATCTCGCCGGCGCGTGGATTCTGGTGTTCATCCCGGCGGCGCGTGAACTCTCGTCCGCGATCTTCCTGGTCGGCCCGAACACGCGCGTGATCTCGGTGATGCTGTTCGACCTCTCGGAGGAGGGGAATTTCGAGGTGCTCGCCGCGCTGGGCATCATCCTGCTGGTGGTGACGCTTGTGATCGCCGCCATCGGCTTCAAGGCGATCGGCCGCGACTTCATGGTGCGCTCCTCATGA
- a CDS encoding ABC transporter ATP-binding protein has translation MSKLKLRGLEKRYGDVAAVAGLDLELKQGEFVSLLGPSGCGKTTTLRMIAGFIEPSAGTIEMDGQVLSSPAGALPPEKRQMSMIFQSYAVWPNMTVAQNVAFGLELRKLPREEVKKRVAGILDVVHMGHLSGRYPAELSGGQQQRVALARAIVIKPQVLLLDEPLSNLDANLREEMRFEIRRLHDEFRITTVYVTHDQAEAMVTSDRIAVMNLGRIEQVADPHTLYNKPKTRFVAGFIGRTNFIEGNSSNGQIAFGPFALPAGSLEGAPTSGKVTVSVRPQSMRLSRAQSANGGPQVAVTIAERAYLGEFWDYVVAPSNGAMRLRVTTPPLEIYQVGEQAWLAFDPKQMTPIT, from the coding sequence ATGAGCAAGCTCAAGCTGCGCGGCCTCGAGAAACGCTACGGCGATGTCGCGGCGGTCGCGGGGCTCGATCTCGAACTCAAGCAAGGCGAGTTCGTCTCGCTGCTCGGCCCGTCCGGCTGCGGCAAGACCACGACGTTGCGCATGATCGCGGGCTTCATCGAGCCCTCCGCTGGCACCATAGAGATGGACGGACAGGTCTTGTCCTCCCCCGCGGGCGCGCTGCCGCCCGAGAAGCGGCAGATGTCGATGATCTTCCAGAGCTACGCGGTGTGGCCGAACATGACGGTGGCGCAGAACGTCGCGTTCGGGCTCGAACTGCGCAAGCTGCCGCGCGAGGAGGTGAAGAAGCGCGTCGCCGGGATCCTCGACGTGGTGCACATGGGGCATCTTAGTGGCCGCTATCCGGCGGAACTCTCCGGCGGACAGCAGCAGCGCGTCGCGCTCGCGCGTGCGATCGTGATCAAGCCGCAGGTGCTCCTCCTCGACGAGCCGCTCTCGAACCTCGATGCCAACCTGCGTGAGGAGATGCGCTTCGAGATCCGCCGCCTGCACGACGAATTCCGCATCACGACAGTCTACGTGACCCACGATCAGGCCGAGGCGATGGTGACCTCCGACCGCATCGCGGTGATGAACCTCGGCCGCATCGAGCAGGTCGCCGACCCGCACACGCTCTATAACAAGCCGAAGACGCGTTTCGTGGCCGGCTTCATCGGGCGCACCAATTTTATCGAAGGAAACAGCAGTAACGGCCAGATCGCATTCGGCCCATTCGCGCTACCGGCCGGTTCGCTGGAGGGCGCGCCAACCTCCGGCAAGGTGACTGTGTCGGTGCGCCCGCAGAGCATGCGGCTGTCGCGTGCGCAGTCCGCCAACGGCGGCCCGCAGGTCGCCGTGACGATCGCGGAGCGCGCCTATCTCGGCGAATTCTGGGACTATGTTGTCGCGCCTTCAAACGGCGCGATGCGGCTGCGCGTCACCACGCCGCCACTCGAGATCTATCAGGTGGGCGAGCAGGCCTGGCTCGCCTTCGATCCGAAACAGATGACCCCTATTACATGA
- a CDS encoding ABC transporter substrate-binding protein, producing MTRIAASALALLFAALPARADVNEIKIGKQYGLPYIQFVIMEDKGLIEKHAKQQGLGDIKVDWATLGGPAAINDGIISGAIDVGAVGLPNLITLWEKTRTNVQVRAIAGLNFMPLILLTRDPKIKTLKDYGEKDRIALPSVKISMQAILLEMAAAKEFGDANYEKLDPLTVSMGHPDAFAALNSGTEVQSHFSSAPFQYRQLKMPGYHQVVSSYDIIGPHSVSAISMTTKFHDSNPKLVAALLGAMKEATAWIKSDKKAAAEAYLRVTKDKMPTEELVAMLNDPNIVITIEPKGADKISEFLAKVGRIKAKPDNWKDYYFGDVEKLKD from the coding sequence ATGACACGTATTGCCGCTTCCGCTCTGGCGCTCCTCTTCGCCGCCCTGCCCGCGCGTGCGGATGTGAACGAGATCAAGATCGGCAAGCAGTACGGCCTGCCCTATATCCAGTTCGTCATCATGGAAGACAAGGGCCTGATCGAGAAGCACGCAAAACAGCAGGGCCTCGGCGACATCAAGGTCGACTGGGCGACGCTCGGCGGACCGGCAGCGATCAATGACGGCATCATTTCGGGCGCGATCGATGTCGGCGCGGTCGGCCTGCCGAACCTGATCACCCTGTGGGAGAAGACGCGTACCAATGTGCAGGTCCGCGCGATCGCCGGCCTCAACTTCATGCCGCTGATCCTTTTGACGCGCGACCCGAAGATCAAGACGCTGAAGGACTATGGCGAGAAGGATCGCATCGCGTTGCCATCGGTGAAGATCTCCATGCAGGCGATCCTGCTCGAGATGGCCGCCGCGAAGGAATTCGGCGACGCGAATTACGAGAAGCTCGATCCGCTCACCGTCTCGATGGGTCATCCCGACGCCTTTGCGGCGCTCAACTCCGGCACCGAGGTGCAGAGCCACTTTTCCTCCGCCCCGTTCCAGTACCGCCAGCTCAAGATGCCCGGCTACCATCAGGTGGTCTCGTCCTACGACATCATCGGGCCCCACTCGGTCAGCGCGATTTCGATGACCACCAAGTTTCACGACAGCAATCCGAAGCTGGTGGCGGCGCTGCTCGGCGCCATGAAGGAGGCGACCGCCTGGATCAAGTCGGACAAGAAGGCGGCCGCCGAGGCCTATCTGCGCGTCACCAAGGACAAGATGCCGACCGAAGAGTTGGTGGCGATGCTCAACGATCCGAATATCGTCATCACGATCGAGCCGAAGGGCGCCGACAAGATCAGCGAATTCCTCGCCAAGGTCGGGCGCATCAAGGCGAAGCCCGACAACTGGAAGGACTATTATTTCGGGGATGTGGAGAAGCTGAAGGACTGA
- a CDS encoding cupin domain-containing protein: MDATDKPMRYPGPLDLGHAHTKLNHVVKSEEAFTRDGPRADNEYRDLGLAAASGGKIGAKHIRAIRSFAQPTGWHWHDMTGHFVIILKGWITFRFAGVDGDVTVKAGSCLSQPAGVAHNVIARSDDLELIEINMPADYGTKDLGGPLDAAQPS, encoded by the coding sequence ATGGACGCGACCGACAAGCCGATGCGCTACCCGGGGCCGCTCGACCTCGGCCACGCGCACACCAAGCTCAATCATGTGGTGAAGTCGGAGGAAGCCTTCACGCGCGACGGACCGCGCGCCGACAACGAGTACCGCGATCTCGGTCTCGCGGCGGCCTCGGGCGGCAAGATCGGCGCCAAGCACATCCGCGCCATCCGGTCGTTCGCGCAGCCGACCGGCTGGCACTGGCACGACATGACCGGCCATTTCGTGATCATCCTCAAGGGCTGGATCACGTTCCGCTTCGCCGGCGTCGACGGCGACGTGACGGTGAAGGCGGGCTCCTGCCTGTCGCAGCCGGCGGGCGTCGCGCACAATGTGATTGCGCGCTCCGACGACCTGGAGCTGATCGAGATCAACATGCCGGCCGACTACGGCACCAAGGACCTCGGCGGCCCCTTGGACGCGGCGCAGCCCTCGTGA
- a CDS encoding ABC transporter permease: protein MSIALDQPAVTRGASLAAWLKRRAAPLIVFALLFLLWESAVHLTGIKEYLLPPPSKVWADFVKRYPTVMDGAWITTQEIIAGYLLAVVVSIPLALAVAYSRFVENAIYPAVVFLQIIPKIAIAPLFIIWFGFGFAPKLLIVFLLSFFPIVVASIAGFKSADPDILDFARTTGAGAWKMFAKIRLPQALPDIFTGLKVGAALSATAAVVAEFVASDRGLGYLLLQYNGNLETPMVFAVIVLLSLIGLAVYYVVEIIERITIPWHVSQQPTDVTLT from the coding sequence GTGAGCATCGCACTCGACCAGCCGGCTGTTACACGTGGCGCGAGTTTGGCCGCATGGCTCAAGCGCCGCGCCGCGCCGCTGATCGTGTTCGCGCTGCTGTTTCTCCTTTGGGAAAGCGCCGTCCACCTCACCGGCATCAAGGAATACCTGCTGCCGCCGCCCTCGAAAGTGTGGGCCGACTTCGTGAAGCGCTATCCGACCGTGATGGACGGCGCCTGGATTACCACGCAGGAGATCATCGCCGGCTACCTGCTCGCGGTCGTGGTCAGCATTCCGTTGGCGCTTGCGGTCGCCTATTCGCGCTTTGTCGAAAACGCGATCTATCCTGCGGTCGTGTTCCTGCAAATCATCCCCAAGATCGCGATCGCGCCGCTGTTCATCATCTGGTTCGGCTTCGGCTTTGCGCCCAAGCTGCTGATCGTGTTCCTGCTGTCGTTCTTCCCGATCGTGGTCGCCAGCATCGCGGGCTTCAAGTCCGCCGACCCCGATATTCTGGACTTCGCGCGTACCACCGGCGCAGGCGCGTGGAAGATGTTCGCCAAGATCCGCCTGCCGCAGGCGCTGCCGGACATCTTCACCGGGCTGAAAGTGGGCGCGGCGCTGTCCGCGACCGCCGCGGTCGTCGCCGAGTTCGTCGCGTCGGACCGGGGGCTCGGGTACCTGCTGCTGCAGTACAACGGCAACCTGGAAACACCGATGGTGTTCGCCGTGATCGTGCTGCTCAGCCTGATCGGCCTTGCGGTCTATTACGTCGTCGAGATCATCGAACGCATCACCATCCCGTGGCATGTGTCGCAGCAGCCCACGGACGTGACGCTGACATAG
- a CDS encoding ABC transporter substrate-binding protein, translating to MKFRTIIGALAALAASVTMAAAQDAVSLRLNWYFGGLHVPFYYGKEKGFYKEEGIDLTINEGRGSANTVQVVAAGSDTFGLADSSSLIATAAKGAEIKSVMTVLSSTGYSVVSLASAGIKTPKDLEGKKFAVSPGDPLGQLFRAMAATNKLDMSKITFVQVDPAAKVVSVLEKRVDALLGGADDQFFLIKYKGEEPAALRYADNGANIVGMTIMTQEATIKNKADLVRRFVKATVRSWDETKKNPEGAVDATMKVKPDLNRASQLDQLKVDIELMDSANAKGRTGYGAEKDWEQTLALLKQYRDVATDKPWTAFHTNEFLPNAASN from the coding sequence ATGAAATTCAGGACAATCATCGGCGCGCTGGCCGCACTCGCGGCCTCGGTCACCATGGCGGCCGCACAGGACGCCGTCAGTCTGCGGCTCAACTGGTATTTCGGCGGGCTGCACGTGCCATTCTATTACGGCAAGGAAAAAGGCTTCTACAAAGAGGAGGGCATCGACCTCACCATCAACGAGGGCCGCGGCTCGGCCAACACCGTGCAGGTGGTCGCCGCCGGCTCCGACACGTTCGGGCTTGCCGACTCCTCCAGCCTGATCGCAACCGCCGCGAAAGGCGCCGAGATCAAGTCGGTCATGACCGTGCTCAGCTCCACCGGCTACTCGGTGGTGTCGCTCGCCTCGGCCGGCATCAAGACGCCGAAGGACCTCGAGGGCAAGAAGTTCGCCGTGTCGCCAGGCGATCCGCTCGGCCAGCTGTTCCGCGCCATGGCCGCCACCAACAAGCTCGACATGTCGAAGATCACGTTCGTACAAGTCGACCCCGCCGCGAAGGTCGTCTCGGTACTGGAGAAGCGCGTCGATGCGCTGCTCGGCGGCGCCGACGATCAGTTCTTCCTGATCAAGTACAAGGGCGAGGAGCCGGCCGCGCTGCGCTATGCCGACAACGGCGCCAACATCGTCGGCATGACGATCATGACGCAGGAGGCGACCATCAAGAACAAGGCCGACCTCGTGCGCCGCTTCGTGAAGGCAACCGTGCGCTCGTGGGACGAGACCAAGAAGAATCCGGAAGGAGCCGTCGACGCCACCATGAAGGTGAAGCCGGACCTGAACCGCGCCTCGCAACTCGACCAGCTCAAGGTCGACATCGAGTTGATGGACTCGGCGAACGCCAAGGGCCGCACCGGCTATGGCGCCGAGAAGGACTGGGAGCAGACGCTCGCGCTGCTCAAGCAGTATCGCGACGTCGCGACCGACAAGCCCTGGACCGCGTTCCACACCAACGAATTCCTGCCGAACGCGGCGTCCAACTGA
- a CDS encoding ABC transporter ATP-binding protein gives MVENVQPERAAARAYIEVKGVSQVFRGKGATTHALDRIDLTVTEGEFVAIVGPSGCGKSTLLRIIAGLLRHTAGSVLLDGKKVTGAQTGLGIVFQSPVLLEWRNVLDNVLLQLELRDIDPKPYVPRAHELLAKVGLAEFHDRRPRELSGGMRQRTAIVRALIHDPPLLLMDEPFGALDALTREQMRIDLEELWMQTGKTVLFITHSIDEAVLLADRVIVMSPRPGRIEQVYDIALPRPRGLAARSHPLFIEATQKITDLFLSKGILRGDRK, from the coding sequence GTGGTTGAAAACGTGCAGCCCGAGCGCGCCGCGGCGCGCGCATACATCGAGGTGAAAGGCGTCAGCCAGGTCTTCCGCGGCAAGGGCGCGACCACGCATGCGCTCGACCGCATCGACCTGACGGTGACCGAGGGCGAATTCGTCGCGATTGTCGGCCCCTCCGGCTGCGGCAAGAGCACGCTGCTGCGCATCATCGCGGGGCTGTTGCGCCACACGGCCGGCAGCGTGCTGCTGGACGGCAAGAAAGTGACCGGCGCGCAGACCGGCCTCGGCATCGTGTTCCAGAGCCCGGTGCTGCTCGAATGGCGCAACGTGCTCGACAATGTGCTGCTGCAGCTCGAGCTGCGCGATATCGATCCCAAGCCCTACGTGCCGCGCGCGCACGAGCTGCTCGCCAAGGTCGGGCTTGCGGAATTCCACGATCGGCGCCCGCGCGAGCTCTCCGGCGGCATGCGCCAACGCACCGCGATCGTGCGCGCGCTGATCCACGATCCGCCGTTGCTCCTGATGGACGAGCCGTTCGGCGCGCTCGATGCGTTGACGCGCGAGCAGATGCGCATCGATCTGGAAGAGCTGTGGATGCAGACGGGCAAGACCGTGCTGTTCATCACGCACTCGATCGACGAGGCCGTGCTGCTCGCCGACCGCGTAATCGTGATGTCGCCGCGCCCCGGGCGCATCGAGCAGGTCTACGACATCGCGCTGCCGCGCCCGCGCGGGCTCGCTGCGCGCAGCCACCCGCTGTTCATCGAGGCGACGCAGAAGATCACGGACTTGTTCTTGTCGAAGGGGATATTGAGGGGGGACAGGAAGTAG
- a CDS encoding enoyl-CoA hydratase-related protein has product MSDLPSCETLKLKLERGILHVTLDRPETKNALNRAMVRDLTAVVDYLAAHQDIRAAVLRGANATFCAGGDINGFKELFSTPLPAAGERDGAALHNRRFGAIMSHFEELPQTIVMVVEGAAYGGGLGLMCGGDVVLAAADAKFSISETTLGVPPAQIAPFVAQRIGVSRTRRLSLTAHRFDGREAERIGLVDMACEGTAALDAALEQVLAGITRCSPHANAVTKGLILESRKIPREELLERSADAFAECLRHAEGNEGVNAFLQKRKPKWMEQ; this is encoded by the coding sequence ATGAGCGATCTGCCCAGCTGCGAAACGCTCAAGCTGAAGCTCGAGCGCGGCATCCTGCATGTCACGCTCGACCGGCCGGAGACCAAGAACGCGCTCAACCGCGCGATGGTGCGTGACCTGACGGCGGTCGTCGATTATCTCGCGGCGCATCAGGATATCCGCGCCGCCGTTCTCCGCGGCGCGAACGCCACGTTCTGCGCCGGCGGCGACATCAACGGCTTCAAGGAGCTGTTCTCGACGCCATTGCCTGCGGCGGGCGAGCGCGATGGCGCGGCGCTGCACAATCGCCGCTTCGGTGCCATCATGTCGCACTTCGAGGAACTGCCGCAGACCATCGTGATGGTGGTCGAGGGCGCGGCCTACGGCGGCGGGCTCGGGCTGATGTGCGGCGGCGACGTCGTGCTGGCCGCGGCGGATGCGAAGTTTTCCATTTCCGAGACGACGCTGGGTGTCCCGCCGGCGCAGATCGCGCCGTTCGTGGCGCAACGCATCGGCGTCTCGCGCACACGGCGTCTGTCGCTCACCGCACATCGTTTCGACGGCCGCGAGGCGGAACGCATCGGGCTGGTCGACATGGCCTGCGAGGGGACGGCGGCGCTCGACGCGGCGCTGGAGCAAGTGCTCGCCGGGATCACGCGCTGTTCGCCGCACGCCAACGCGGTGACCAAGGGGCTTATCCTCGAGAGCCGCAAGATACCGCGCGAGGAACTGCTGGAGCGGTCGGCGGATGCCTTCGCCGAATGCCTGCGTCATGCCGAGGGGAATGAGGGCGTCAACGCTTTCCTGCAGAAGCGCAAACCGAAGTGGATGGAGCAATGA